In the genome of Megalops cyprinoides isolate fMegCyp1 chromosome 18, fMegCyp1.pri, whole genome shotgun sequence, the window CAGTAGACTggtatgtattgtgtgtgacTTCAAAGTTCCTTTGACCGGTTATTACTGTGGCTTCACCAGTTGTCTTGTCAGTCCTTATTTTCCCTGTCCTAAATGATCTGGAATAGAAAGAGTTTATATATTTTGACCATAAGGATGAAGCAGTTCCTTGCTGGTTTTTCTATGCAGGTGAGAGGCCCTTTAAATGTGAGAGCTGCAGCTACctggcagccaatcagcatgaGGTGACACGACACGCCAGACAGGTGCACAACGGGCCAAAGCCGCTGAGTTGCCCTCACTGCCAGTACAAGACCGCAGACCGCAGCAACTACAAGAAGCACGTGGAGCTGCACGTCAACCCCAGGCAATTCCTCTGCCCGGTCTGCAGCTACGCCGCCTCCAAGAAGTGCAACCTGCAGTACCACATCAAATCCCGTCACCCTGACTGCTCTGAGATCACTATGGACGTGTCCAAGGTGAAGCTCCGAGTCAAGAAACCTGAATCCAGCGCCACCTACTATAACATGGACAGGAACTCCCAGTACGTGCTGACGGGAATCAAAGAAGGGAAAGAGGCACAGGAGAAGAAGACGGACAGGCGAGAGAACGGGGAAGCGGACAAGCAGACTAAGTCAGACCCGATCAATCTGTCCACCAAAAAAGCCAGCAAGCCAGTCCTGTCGATGGCTGCGAAGAAGGAGCAAAGAGACAAAACCCCgaagagagcagaggagacGTCCGAGAAGGATAACGGGAAGAAGACGCAGAAGGGCTCGGCAGAGGAGAAGAGAGCGGAGAAACAGAGTGctcagaaagcagagaggagtgagaggacagagaggagcagcagccggtcagcAAAAAGCgcagagaaagcagaaaacagcaggaaacaggcagacagtggccagcagcagccagacAAGAAGAAGGACAAAGAGGCCAAGAGGACAGGCAAAGCCACCAAGGCTGTGGAGACTGTTGCCAGGACACAGCCAAAACGAGAACGGAAGTCTCGAAAAACGACCAGTTCAGAGGAGCAAAAGAGAgccgaggaggagagggtggagaaggagagagcggagagagaggcagtggagCAGGAGCGGCTAGAGAAGGAAAgagtagagagggagagagtagaaaaagagagagcagagaaagaacaACTGGAGCGTGAGAgagtggagaaggagagagtggaaCAGGAACGACTAGAACGAGAGAGGGTGGAACAGGAGCGgctagagagggagagagtggagagggagagagcagaacagGAGCAGCTAGAGCGGGAAAGAGCGGAACAGGAGCGgctagagagggagagagtggaacAGGAGCGgctagagagggagagagtggaacAGGAGCGgctagagagggagagagtggaacAGGAAaaggtggagaaggagagactGGAACAGGAGCAACTAGAATgggagaaagcagagagggagagggcggaACAGGAGcggatagagagggagagggtggaacAGGAGCAGctagagcgagagagagcagagcaggagaagcttgagctggagaagaaggagagtgagaggatggcagaggaaaaagagaCCAAAATCATGGAGAAATCTGTTAAGAGTGGATTCAAGAAACCAGCAAAAGAAGAGAACAACCTTGAGAGAATGGGTAGAGGAAGACGTCATAAACCCCCAGAAGAAACCCAGAGCAAGGCAGCTGTAACCAGCTGTAGGAAGAGAAAAGCAGACATCTTACAGCCTTCCTCCCTTGAGAAGGAGAAGCCCTCTTCCTGCAACAGCCAGAAAGCCGAGGACAGTGACCAACAGCCACAGAGGGCGAATGTCCTTCGAGGCAGACGCAACGCACTCACGCGTTGTCAGGGACCCAAAGGCAAAGTGAGCAAGGAGATTGACCAGCCCACGGGGGTCGGCATGAAGAAGAGAACCAAAAAGACAGAGAGCGAGCCGAAACTGAGCCTGACAGGGGCCAGCAAGAACCAAGACAGAGGCAGCGAGGGAGACTCCCCTTGTCACCCAGTCGCAGAGCTCCAGACGGCTGTTGGGGCGGCCAGCTCTTGCCAGGGCCCCCCCAGGGTCGCAGGGAGCACCAGTGCAGGGGAACCTGAGA includes:
- the rest gene encoding RE1-silencing transcription factor, translating into MAAQTVYPMGVVMFTPLVGMPLGSEGHGVPELSRTDLAAPQLVMLANVALTSEGAGCDYMIEEKQMVELKTVGSSSYSDSEDEGPAPCDYDGHTDVPDDTYPETPQVTSFQGQEDREAEGEGEREESLPTSQEVQNAPAAVAKRKRNLRLAEAPRKKKPFHCKPCQYQAECEEEFVHHIRVHSAKKLIVVGRAEGEEQAKGAETEAAPESGEGVAYTKGVIRCERCGYNTNRYDHYMAHLKHHTKEGESQRVYKCTICTYTTVSQYHWKKHLRNHFPSKLYTCAQCCYFSDRKNNYVQHIRTHTGERPFRCPYCKYSSSQKTHLTRHMRTHSGERPFKCESCSYLAANQHEVTRHARQVHNGPKPLSCPHCQYKTADRSNYKKHVELHVNPRQFLCPVCSYAASKKCNLQYHIKSRHPDCSEITMDVSKVKLRVKKPESSATYYNMDRNSQYVLTGIKEGKEAQEKKTDRRENGEADKQTKSDPINLSTKKASKPVLSMAAKKEQRDKTPKRAEETSEKDNGKKTQKGSAEEKRAEKQSAQKAERSERTERSSSRVEKERVEQERLERERVEQERLERERVERERAEQEQLERERAEQERLERERVEQERLERERVEQERLERERVEQEKVEKERLEQEQLEWEKAERERAEQERIERERVEQEQLERERAEQEKLELEKKESERMAEEKETKIMEKSVKSGFKKPAKEENNLERMGRGRRHKPPEETQSKAAVTSCRKRKADILQPSSLEKEKPSSCNSQKAEDSDQQPQRANVLRGRRNALTRCQGPKGKVSKEIDQPTGVGMKKRTKKTESEPKLSLTGASKNQDRGSEGDSPCHPVAELQTAVGAASSCQGPPRVAGSTSAGEPETVEAPQKQDKPLAEAERTEVDQGKAPSEPKETAESGEAGSEGGVGGKHPPSLLELPAAPGKPADMEEDEGIHSHDGSDISDSVSEGSDDSGLSGGAAAKPAEPGTPSEEPPAPPKPQSHTCIFCDRTFSVEAEYRRHLNRHLVNVYYLESAAQGDQ